AGTATAGATGAATGAAAAATTATCCGCAGGCAGCACGCATTCTGGTAGCTATTGACTGTATCATTTTTGGTTTCGATGGCAGGGAAATCAAACTTTTACTCGTAAAAAGGAATTTCGAGCCCGAAAAGGGGAAATGGTCTTTGATGGGCGGGTTTGTGAATGAAGAAGAGGATTTGTCTGACGGTGCCGCCAGGATCCTGTTTAACCTCACCGGCCTGAAGGATATTTATGTAGAGCAACTCGAAACATTCGGGAAAGCGCGGCGTGACCCGGGTGAACGGACGGTATCAGTCGTTTTTTTTGCTTTGATAAAGATAGATGAACACGATTCGGAGTCGGTCAGAAACCATAATGCATCCTGGTTGGCCCTGGACGCGCGCCCAAAGCTCATTTTTGACCACGAGGAAATGGTGACCCGCGCAATAGAGCATTTGAAATACAAAGCAGCGCTTCATCCGATTGGCTTCGAGCTGCTACCCGAACGTTTCACAATACCGCAGCTTCAGAAATTATATGAAGCCATTTACAATATCCCGATCGACCGGCGCAATTTCAGCAGGAAACTGCTTTCTACCGGGCTGCTCATTGATACCGGTGACAAAAACAGCAACGGTGCGACGAAAAAGGCTATGCTCTATAAACTGGATACCGAAAAGTACAAAGCCAAATTCCATTCCTTCTGGAACTTCATGCCTGATTCGATGAAGCAGGGAGTTAATGATTGAATGATTGAA
This Dyadobacter sp. UC 10 DNA region includes the following protein-coding sequences:
- a CDS encoding NUDIX hydrolase; its protein translation is MKNYPQAARILVAIDCIIFGFDGREIKLLLVKRNFEPEKGKWSLMGGFVNEEEDLSDGAARILFNLTGLKDIYVEQLETFGKARRDPGERTVSVVFFALIKIDEHDSESVRNHNASWLALDARPKLIFDHEEMVTRAIEHLKYKAALHPIGFELLPERFTIPQLQKLYEAIYNIPIDRRNFSRKLLSTGLLIDTGDKNSNGATKKAMLYKLDTEKYKAKFHSFWNFMPDSMKQGVND